A region of the Hydra vulgaris chromosome 12, alternate assembly HydraT2T_AEP genome:
tatttaataaaaatcacaatattttttattcttgacatgtttcgtagtcttactacattttaaaaagatttaatttacaattaaaactctggtaaataaatttaaaaactgaagacaataatatatgtattgtatttagtttttaaatttatttaccagattattaattttaaattaaatcttttgaaaatgtagtaagactacgaaacatgtcaagaataaaaaatattgtgtttttattaaaaattttacaaatttattgctAATACGATGttcgaaatatatatatatatatatatatatatatatatatatatatatatatatatatatatatatatatataaatctaaacaGTTTTGTTTAggaaaaatgagaataaaacaaAGCATAGTgcaaaaaagtacttttttttggctgaataaaaagtatttcatatttaaatagtACCTGGCCAAACTCAAACCCTCAATTGAGATATgtattgaaactgaaaaaaatagatTACTATTTTAGTACTATCTCATCAATGACATTCCATGCAAGGCTAAGTAGacaaagatattatatataaaaatataagtatatacatataaattatttatttaaatttagataaaaatatatttggtgTTCCATTGTTAACAATTGCTGAGCGAACTGGATGTCCATTGCCACACTCTGTAGTGTTAGCAATAAATTACTTAAGTAGAGTTGCAAAAGACAGTATTGGCATATTTCGTAAATCTGGCATGAAATCTcgaatagaaaaattaaaaatgcaaattgaGTTGAATCCTAGTAAAATAGACTTAGATGGTTATTCTGCTTATGATGTTGCAGACatgttgaaacaattttttagggAATTACCTGAACCATTACTTACAACCAAGCTTTCTGATACATTTATTGCTATTCACAAGGGTAtacatttatttgattttttttctttttttaacttttattttatattctattttgAATGAATGTTTTTTACAGACATTCCAAGCGAACTTCGTTTACAGGCAATGCAGTTAGCTGTGATACTAATGCCTGATGAAAATCGTCATGTATTACAAACAATACTGTCATTTCTTAATGAAGTGGCTTCTTATTCAAGTGTTAATCAAATGAGTGAAGCTAATTTAGCCACATGCTTTGTACCTGCATTATTTCACTTATGTGGAGGAGGAGcttcaaaaaatgataaaaatataaataacgcTCCCAAAAAAATGAGACGGTCTATCTCTCTACAATATCAAAAGGAATTAGATGATACTAGAGTAAGAGTTATTTTCTAGAAGTTCTTATTCCATAGATTTGTTATTGGATTGTATAATATTAAGAAACTCGAAATGCTggctctaaatataaaaatttatttaaagtttttttattgttgtaggCAGCTCAAGAATGTCTAGCATGTATGATGAAgtgtgtaaattttttattttgtgtaagtGATCAActcttttttactttatgttacttaaaaaagtctcttttttgcattaattagccaaataaaaattttcaattgtttAAACAAATAGGTACCTGATGATGTCATGATGAAATGTCGTTTTACTTACATTGAACAGGGGGAGCCTGTACCTTTAGAAAAACTAGGCCAAAATGGTGTTGATCCAGGTATTGATGATGACTATCGGCATCATATTGATACTTGCTTCTCTGATCTATtgcaggtaaaaaaattattttataataatacaagtatttgctgttaaatattttttaactttaatttaactctaTATGTTATTACGAAGGAAACAAGTGTAAACTCTCGATCAACAAAGTGGGATATTCATTCTGAATGTGATGAGATTACAATTTCGTATCGCAAAGTCAATGATGGATACCCATTGCGTGTTTGGCGTGCTGTCACAGAAGTTCAAGCTTCACCTGAAGAAATTTTAAAGCGAATAATAAAAGAAAggtacttttatatatatttttgtaatgaatatTGTGCTTAATGAATATGTCAACACTcatatttaaattgaatttcagACATTTATGGGACGATGAGATTTTAGAATGGCAAGTTATAGACACTTTAGATGACTGCACAGATATTTTTTACTATGAAACTCAATCAATTGCCCCTTCTGTTAAAAGAGACTTTGTTATTCTTCGATCATGGCGTTATAATCTTAATGGAGGTTCATGTGGTGTTGTTATGACAtcagtaaaacataaaaatgagcCACCTACCTCTGGGGTTCGAGCAACATTACTTGCTTTTCGTTGTCTAATTGAACCAATCGGTTTAGGGCGATCTAGGTTGACTTCTATTTCAAGAATAGATTATAGGTAATTAAACTCAATTGTTTTACTACACGTTTTATGTTACTTGTTTTGTACTCTCAGGTGTCAAATAAATGtggtttattataaataaaggaactttttgaaaattataataagcgagggagttaaaaaatatatacgtaattttttttttgcaaacaacgTCAAGCCGTTACGAAACagatttataattattattttgtgagAGTTCCACAAATAGCATTTTTGGAAAAAGGGCAAAGAAAAAAGCTACAAAATAAATAGCTGGAGGAGGGGGAgttcaaagttaataaatatgGGATAAGGCGTTTATTAGGCACCTTAAACTAGTTATTTAGCTAAATTACAACTAATTAGCTGGCAAAATAggcttctattttaaaataatgttaattttttgttataggGGAACAAGTTCTAGATACTACAATAAAGTTGTTTCTCCAAGAGTAATGTCCTCAGGAGTTAGAAAAATCCGCGACTCCTTTAATTGTGGTCCAGATGGCCCTGAAACTAATGTGTGACCATTACATTTAATTAGTctctagtaaaaaaaattatgaatatgaaataaatgcaaaaattttcaGCCCAGTGGAGGGTTATTTGGAAATAGCTTTGGGCCGATAGCTCCCTATAGAAATAGTGTTATGAAGAGATAGTGAAATGTAGCTATGGATCATCCGATTTGTATTCTGACAGTTGATGtatcaaattttgtaaatatgtataaaGACTTAAATTATActcgtaattttaaaaattgtttttactttacaatTTTGCACACGCTCTGTGATGTTTACC
Encoded here:
- the LOC100201775 gene encoding rho GTPase-activating protein 7 isoform X6 is translated as MNSNVIKLQYRMIELEAFEACCWLKATGFNLFAKMYEEKCFPLEVGAVKIACNHLDVDSLQSLIKRLETLNKCAKILQNMEKNQLLNRLDVDQLEFANRQPLIDIDQNTDTNQEQLESFPDRFPLIFNEDLGIKKDDIDLMNSEFLICAKKQLTEEIKQHLRNSSYDNVMLDSSMDVLIDSSNQIKITLENLDHHLSEVNTEDEDDNDINSISSLDELDGVNRNSFQGSFRGHLQVPGMGSTDSGVPSTPVMRSPSVRKRRVRWHSFQKSCERESMLISNNIMTLSAGQLNVLKKLSLLRLTALIERYSCNNRTSWHWTVPKILKKLKVHDYKDKNIFGVPLLTIAERTGCPLPHSVVLAINYLSRVAKDSIGIFRKSGMKSRIEKLKMQIELNPSKIDLDGYSAYDVADMLKQFFRELPEPLLTTKLSDTFIAIHKDIPSELRLQAMQLAVILMPDENRHVLQTILSFLNEVASYSSVNQMSEANLATCFVPALFHLCGGGASKNDKNINNAPKKMRRSISLQYQKELDDTRAAQECLACMMKCVNFLFCVPDDVMMKCRFTYIEQGEPVPLEKLGQNGVDPGIDDDYRHHIDTCFSDLLQETSVNSRSTKWDIHSECDEITISYRKVNDGYPLRVWRAVTEVQASPEEILKRIIKERHLWDDEILEWQVIDTLDDCTDIFYYETQSIAPSVKRDFVILRSWRYNLNGGSCGVVMTSVKHKNEPPTSGVRATLLAFRCLIEPIGLGRSRLTSISRIDYRGTSSRYYNKVVSPRVMSSGVRKIRDSFNCGPDGPETNV
- the LOC100201775 gene encoding rho GTPase-activating protein 7 isoform X7 → MYEEKCFPLEVGAVKIACNHLDVDSLQSLIKRLETLNKCAKILQNMEKNQLLNRLDVDQLEFANRQPLIDIDQNTDTNQEQLESFPDRFPLIFNEDLGIKKDDIDLMNSEFLICAKKQLTEEIKQHLRNSSYDNVMLDSSMDVLIDSSNQIKITLENLDHHLSEVNTEDEDDNDINSISSLDELDGVNRNSFQGSFRGHLQVPGMGSTDSGVPSTPVMRSPSVRKRRVRWHSFQKSCERESMLISNNIMTLSAGQLNVLKKLSLLRLTALIERYSCNNRTSWHWTVPKILKKLKVHDYKDKNIFGVPLLTIAERTGCPLPHSVVLAINYLSRVAKDSIGIFRKSGMKSRIEKLKMQIELNPSKIDLDGYSAYDVADMLKQFFRELPEPLLTTKLSDTFIAIHKDIPSELRLQAMQLAVILMPDENRHVLQTILSFLNEVASYSSVNQMSEANLATCFVPALFHLCGGGASKNDKNINNAPKKMRRSISLQYQKELDDTRAAQECLACMMKCVNFLFCVPDDVMMKCRFTYIEQGEPVPLEKLGQNGVDPGIDDDYRHHIDTCFSDLLQETSVNSRSTKWDIHSECDEITISYRKVNDGYPLRVWRAVTEVQASPEEILKRIIKERHLWDDEILEWQVIDTLDDCTDIFYYETQSIAPSVKRDFVILRSWRYNLNGGSCGVVMTSVKHKNEPPTSGVRATLLAFRCLIEPIGLGRSRLTSISRIDYRGTSSRYYNKVVSPRVMSSGVRKIRDSFNCGPDGPETNV
- the LOC100201775 gene encoding rho GTPase-activating protein 7 isoform X5, giving the protein MNEFEIVHTLTERLKHLTTYAMNSNVIKLQYRMIELEAFEACCWLKATGFNLFAKMYEEKCFPLEVGAVKIACNHLDVDSLQSLIKRLETLNKCAKILQNMEKNQLLNRLDVDQLEFANRQPLIDIDQNTDTNQEQLESFPDRFPLIFNEDLGIKKDDIDLMNSEFLICAKKQLTEEIKQHLRNSSYDNVMLDSSMDVLIDSSNQIKITLENLDHHLSEVNTEDEDDNDINSISSLDELDGVNRNSFQGSFRGHLQVPGMGSTDSGVPSTPVMRSPSVRKRRVRWHSFQKSCERESMLISNNIMTLSAGQLNVLKKLSLLRLTALIERYSCNNRTSWHWTVPKILKKLKVHDYKDKNIFGVPLLTIAERTGCPLPHSVVLAINYLSRVAKDSIGIFRKSGMKSRIEKLKMQIELNPSKIDLDGYSAYDVADMLKQFFRELPEPLLTTKLSDTFIAIHKDIPSELRLQAMQLAVILMPDENRHVLQTILSFLNEVASYSSVNQMSEANLATCFVPALFHLCGGGASKNDKNINNAPKKMRRSISLQYQKELDDTRAAQECLACMMKCVNFLFCVPDDVMMKCRFTYIEQGEPVPLEKLGQNGVDPGIDDDYRHHIDTCFSDLLQETSVNSRSTKWDIHSECDEITISYRKVNDGYPLRVWRAVTEVQASPEEILKRIIKERHLWDDEILEWQVIDTLDDCTDIFYYETQSIAPSVKRDFVILRSWRYNLNGGSCGVVMTSVKHKNEPPTSGVRATLLAFRCLIEPIGLGRSRLTSISRIDYRGTSSRYYNKVVSPRVMSSGVRKIRDSFNCGPDGPETNV